A genomic segment from Hemitrygon akajei chromosome 27, sHemAka1.3, whole genome shotgun sequence encodes:
- the LOC140717292 gene encoding uncharacterized protein isoform X2, producing MWIPILLICSLPVSGALWAKKYVRGVVGRVITIDCYYDATYHSHAKYWCRGWTRQCSVLVETKGQHGQSGRVSITDNLKQRIFTVTVEDLHSADTGWYSCGVTTPGPDPMFNVYLQVSDEPVSVPVLQVLSTLNDSCVGGSVSVVCKSVQGSFPIQYTWYEKTSSADSKISGTSKLDLHCQSFKHQHHQYYCRASNTHGAKSSEMINVAVFNSTWNCSYQLQFSHTETKYYCENNSDHSKITENSKGNKSASPERLTRVILLSITGIVLMMIFTGLLLYLKCKNRDSKYSTSQTRGSNETQQSASLEGSTVNTNLQQRQSKQAAALRVNNDSGIMYAEVGFQWKSTARHPHFCSKVILH from the exons ATGTGGATTCCGATTCTTCTCATCTGTTCCCTGCCCG TTTCAGGTGCATTGTGGGCAAAGAAGTATGTAAGAGGAGTTGTGGGAAGAGTGATCACAATCGATTGTTACTATGATGCAACGTACCACTCACACGCAAAGTATTGGTGCCGTGGATGGACTCGTCAATGTTCAGTTTTAGTGGAAACAAAAGGGCAACACGGACAGAGTGGACGAGTGTCAATCACAGATAACCTGAAACAGAGAATATTTACTGTTACTGTGGAGGATCTTCACTCTGCAGATACAGGGTGGTACAGCTGTGGAGTTACAACACCAGGTCCCGATCCGATGTTTAATGTATATCTACAAGTATCTGATG AACCcgtgtctgttcctgtgcttcAAGTTCTGTCGACACTAAATGACTCGTGTGTCGGGGGCTCCGTGTCAGTTGTCTGTAAGTCTGTTCAAGGATCCTTTCCCATTCAGTACACATGGTATGAAAAGACCTCATCTGCAGATTCAAAGATCTCTGGCACCAGTAAACTGGATCTACATTGTCAATCCTTCAAACACCAGCACCATCAATATTACTGCAGAGCCTCAAATACTCATGGAGCGAAATCCAGTGAAATGATCAATGTGGCAGTGTTCAACAGCACTTGGAACTGCAGTTATCAGCTGCAATTCAGTCACACTG AAACTAAATATTACTGTGAAAATAATTCTGACCACTCCAAAATCACAGAAAATTCCAAAGGCAATAAATCCGCTTCCCCTGAAAG ATTAACGAGAGTAATTCTGCTCAGCATCACTGGCATTGTTCTCATGATGATCTTCACTGGCCTGCTTTTGTATCTAAAGTGTAAAAACAGGG ACTCGAAGTACAGCACATCTCAGACAAGAGGCAGCAATGAAACTCAG CAATCGGCATCTTTGGAAGGGAGCACCGTTAACACAAATCTGCAGCAACGTCAGAGCAAACAGGCAGCTGCCTTGCGGGTGAACAATGATAGTGGGATCATGTATGCAGAAGTGGGATTTCAATGGAAATCAACAGCAAGGCACCCG
- the LOC140717292 gene encoding uncharacterized protein isoform X1, with product MWIPILLICSLPVSGALWAKKYVRGVVGRVITIDCYYDATYHSHAKYWCRGWTRQCSVLVETKGQHGQSGRVSITDNLKQRIFTVTVEDLHSADTGWYSCGVTTPGPDPMFNVYLQVSDEPVSVPVLQVLSTLNDSCVGGSVSVVCKSVQGSFPIQYTWYEKTSSADSKISGTSKLDLHCQSFKHQHHQYYCRASNTHGAKSSEMINVAVFNSTWNCSYQLQFSHTETKYYCENNSDHSKITENSKGNKSASPERLTRVILLSITGIVLMMIFTGLLLYLKCKNRDSKYSTSQTRGSNETQQSASLEGSTVNTNLQQRQSKQAAALRVNNDSGIMYAEVGFQWKSTARHPVTNKNTIYTNVDFRNNSPLNSGKAPSPGTLQDPKQTIYASVVP from the exons ATGTGGATTCCGATTCTTCTCATCTGTTCCCTGCCCG TTTCAGGTGCATTGTGGGCAAAGAAGTATGTAAGAGGAGTTGTGGGAAGAGTGATCACAATCGATTGTTACTATGATGCAACGTACCACTCACACGCAAAGTATTGGTGCCGTGGATGGACTCGTCAATGTTCAGTTTTAGTGGAAACAAAAGGGCAACACGGACAGAGTGGACGAGTGTCAATCACAGATAACCTGAAACAGAGAATATTTACTGTTACTGTGGAGGATCTTCACTCTGCAGATACAGGGTGGTACAGCTGTGGAGTTACAACACCAGGTCCCGATCCGATGTTTAATGTATATCTACAAGTATCTGATG AACCcgtgtctgttcctgtgcttcAAGTTCTGTCGACACTAAATGACTCGTGTGTCGGGGGCTCCGTGTCAGTTGTCTGTAAGTCTGTTCAAGGATCCTTTCCCATTCAGTACACATGGTATGAAAAGACCTCATCTGCAGATTCAAAGATCTCTGGCACCAGTAAACTGGATCTACATTGTCAATCCTTCAAACACCAGCACCATCAATATTACTGCAGAGCCTCAAATACTCATGGAGCGAAATCCAGTGAAATGATCAATGTGGCAGTGTTCAACAGCACTTGGAACTGCAGTTATCAGCTGCAATTCAGTCACACTG AAACTAAATATTACTGTGAAAATAATTCTGACCACTCCAAAATCACAGAAAATTCCAAAGGCAATAAATCCGCTTCCCCTGAAAG ATTAACGAGAGTAATTCTGCTCAGCATCACTGGCATTGTTCTCATGATGATCTTCACTGGCCTGCTTTTGTATCTAAAGTGTAAAAACAGGG ACTCGAAGTACAGCACATCTCAGACAAGAGGCAGCAATGAAACTCAG CAATCGGCATCTTTGGAAGGGAGCACCGTTAACACAAATCTGCAGCAACGTCAGAGCAAACAGGCAGCTGCCTTGCGGGTGAACAATGATAGTGGGATCATGTATGCAGAAGTGGGATTTCAATGGAAATCAACAGCAAGGCACCCGGTAACCAATAAGAATACTATCTACACTAATGTTGATTTTCGAAACAACTCCCCATTGAATAGTGGGAAAGCTCCCTCTCCAGGCACTCTGCAGGACCCTAAGCAGACAATTTATGCCTCAGTTGTTCCTTAG
- the LOC140717292 gene encoding CMRF35-like molecule 7 isoform X3 has protein sequence MWIPILLICSLPVSGALWAKKYVRGVVGRVITIDCYYDATYHSHAKYWCRGWTRQCSVLVETKGQHGQSGRVSITDNLKQRIFTVTVEDLHSADTGWYSCGVTTPGPDPMFNVYLQVSDEPVSVPVLQVLSTLNDSCVGGSVSVVCKSVQGSFPIQYTWYEKTSSADSKISGTSKLDLHCQSFKHQHHQYYCRASNTHGAKSSEMINVAVFNSTWNCSYQLQFSHTETKYYCENNSDHSKITENSKGNKSASPERLTRVILLSITGIVLMMIFTGLLLYLKCKNRESFS, from the exons ATGTGGATTCCGATTCTTCTCATCTGTTCCCTGCCCG TTTCAGGTGCATTGTGGGCAAAGAAGTATGTAAGAGGAGTTGTGGGAAGAGTGATCACAATCGATTGTTACTATGATGCAACGTACCACTCACACGCAAAGTATTGGTGCCGTGGATGGACTCGTCAATGTTCAGTTTTAGTGGAAACAAAAGGGCAACACGGACAGAGTGGACGAGTGTCAATCACAGATAACCTGAAACAGAGAATATTTACTGTTACTGTGGAGGATCTTCACTCTGCAGATACAGGGTGGTACAGCTGTGGAGTTACAACACCAGGTCCCGATCCGATGTTTAATGTATATCTACAAGTATCTGATG AACCcgtgtctgttcctgtgcttcAAGTTCTGTCGACACTAAATGACTCGTGTGTCGGGGGCTCCGTGTCAGTTGTCTGTAAGTCTGTTCAAGGATCCTTTCCCATTCAGTACACATGGTATGAAAAGACCTCATCTGCAGATTCAAAGATCTCTGGCACCAGTAAACTGGATCTACATTGTCAATCCTTCAAACACCAGCACCATCAATATTACTGCAGAGCCTCAAATACTCATGGAGCGAAATCCAGTGAAATGATCAATGTGGCAGTGTTCAACAGCACTTGGAACTGCAGTTATCAGCTGCAATTCAGTCACACTG AAACTAAATATTACTGTGAAAATAATTCTGACCACTCCAAAATCACAGAAAATTCCAAAGGCAATAAATCCGCTTCCCCTGAAAG ATTAACGAGAGTAATTCTGCTCAGCATCACTGGCATTGTTCTCATGATGATCTTCACTGGCCTGCTTTTGTATCTAAAGTGTAAAAACAGGG AATCTTTCTCATGA